The nucleotide sequence ACCGCCGCCCGGGCCCTGGTTCTGGCCACCGGACCCACAGTTGCCGTTGGCGTCACAGCCGCCGCCGCCCGGGTCGTCCTTGATGATGACGTGCGTCGAGACCGGGCCGGTTGCCGCAGGTCCGGCGGCGAACGTGCCGGCGGCGGCCGCGGGCGCGGCGGTGATGGCCGCGGCGATGGCCCCGGCGACGAACAGTGGTTTCATGGGGTTCAATTTCGCTAACATTCCTGCCGCATACCACCCTTACGCCGGCGTAAAACATTCCCAAAAGGATGGGGCGCGAGCGGGTGAGCGAAGATGTCTGACATGACTTCACTCGACCTGACCGGGCGCACCGCAATCATCACCGGCGCCTCGCGGGGAATTGGCCTGGCGATCGCCCAACAATTGGCCGCCAACGGCGCCAATGTCGTGCTCACGGCGCGCAAACAGGAAGCCGCCGAGGAGGCCGCAAAGCAGGTCGGCGAACGCGCCCTGGGCGTCGGCGCGCACGCCGTCGACGAGGACGCCGCGCGGGCGTGCGTGGATCTCACCCTCGAGCGCTTCGGCAGTGTCGACATTCTGGTCAACAACGCCGGAACCAACCCGGCGTTCGGCCCGCTCATCGAGCAGGACCACGCCCGCTTCACCAAGATCTTCGAAGTCAACCTGTGGGCGCCGCTGCTGTGGACCTCACTCGCCGTCAAGGCGTGGATGGGAGAGCACGGCGGGGCCGTGGTCAACACCGCGTCCATCGGCGGCATGCACCAGTCGGTGGGGATGGGCATGTACAACGCCACCAAGGCGGCGCTGATCCACGTCACCAAGCAACTGGCGTTGGAACTTTCACCGGGTGTCCGGGTCAACGCCATCTCTCCGGGCGTGGTGCGCACCAGACTGGCCGAGGCGCTGTGGAAGGGCCACGAGGATCCGCTGTCCTCGACCATCGCGCTCGGCCGCATCGGTGAGCCCGACGATGTCGCGAGCGCGGTCGCCTTCCTGGTTTCGGATGCGGCGAGCTGGATCACCGGCGAGACCATGGTCATCGACGGCGGCCTGCTCCTCGGACCGGCGCAGGGCTACCAGATGAAGCCGGGAGGTAAGCAATGAGCACGGATTTGGACGCCCGGATACAGGCGCTGCTGGACGAGCACGATCCGAAGACCACCGAACCGCGCGAGTTTCTGGGCGCGCAGTACGACGCTGGCCTGGCCTGGGTGCATCTGCCGCTCGGGTTCGGCGGCCTGGACCTGCCGCGCACCGCGCAGGATCGGGTGAACGCCAAGCTCGCCGCGGCGGGCGCTCCGGTCGGCGGCACCCCCAAGAACTACATCGGCATGGGCATGGCGGCGCCGACCATCGCGGCGTTCGGGACCGATGAGCAGAAGCGAAAGTTCTTGCGCCCGTTGTTTACCGGTGAGCAGATCTACTGCCAGCTGTTCAGCGAGCCCGGCGCCGGTTCGGATCTGGCCGCGGCCGCCACGCGTGCGGTGCGCGACGGGGACGAGTGGATCGTCAACGGGCAGAAGGTGTGGACGTCGCAGGCGCAGCACGCCAGCATGGCCATCCTGGTCGCCCGCACCGACCCGGCGGTGCCCAAACACGTTGGGCTGACCTACTTTCTGATCGACATGACCCAACCCGGCATCGAGGTCCGGCCACTGCGCCAGATCACCGGCGAGGCGGAGTTCAACGAAGTCTTCCTCACCGACGCGCGGGTACCGGACGCCAATCGGCTCGGTCCCGAGGGCGGCGGCTGGCGGGTCGCGACCACCACGCTGAACAACGAGCGGGTCGCTATCGGGGCGGGCTCGCGCGCTCCGCGCGAAGGCGGCCA is from Mycobacterium conspicuum and encodes:
- a CDS encoding PE-PGRS family protein, which translates into the protein MKPLFVAGAIAAAITAAPAAAAGTFAAGPAATGPVSTHVIIKDDPGGGGCDANGNCGSGGQNQGPGGGPGGQGCVPGVGCGSGGQNAGPGGVPGGTGCLPGVGCGSGHG
- a CDS encoding SDR family oxidoreductase; the encoded protein is MTSLDLTGRTAIITGASRGIGLAIAQQLAANGANVVLTARKQEAAEEAAKQVGERALGVGAHAVDEDAARACVDLTLERFGSVDILVNNAGTNPAFGPLIEQDHARFTKIFEVNLWAPLLWTSLAVKAWMGEHGGAVVNTASIGGMHQSVGMGMYNATKAALIHVTKQLALELSPGVRVNAISPGVVRTRLAEALWKGHEDPLSSTIALGRIGEPDDVASAVAFLVSDAASWITGETMVIDGGLLLGPAQGYQMKPGGKQ
- a CDS encoding acyl-CoA dehydrogenase family protein → MSTDLDARIQALLDEHDPKTTEPREFLGAQYDAGLAWVHLPLGFGGLDLPRTAQDRVNAKLAAAGAPVGGTPKNYIGMGMAAPTIAAFGTDEQKRKFLRPLFTGEQIYCQLFSEPGAGSDLAAAATRAVRDGDEWIVNGQKVWTSQAQHASMAILVARTDPAVPKHVGLTYFLIDMTQPGIEVRPLRQITGEAEFNEVFLTDARVPDANRLGPEGGGWRVATTTLNNERVAIGAGSRAPREGGHIGKVAKAWRNEPAMRDPAMHDELMRLWVEAEVLRLAGERLRQQAATGQPGPEGAGMKVAFARVAQEISGFEIELNGEAGLRYDDWTMRRPEVVDLIGRGPGYRYLRARGNSIEGGTSEILRNTISERVLGLPGEHRVDKDVAWKDLNR